From Nicotiana tabacum cultivar K326 chromosome 20, ASM71507v2, whole genome shotgun sequence, one genomic window encodes:
- the LOC142174517 gene encoding uncharacterized protein LOC142174517, whose product MVEELKKLIGRVRSVEGGKGIEGLNYKNLHIQTGVKLPEGDKPPKFEMFNGIGDPKVHLRTYRDKLVGVGKNEKICKKLFMQSLTVDALSWYVSQNPKMWVNWVSMTLDFMNKFRFNTKNAPDFFYIENFKKNLIEPFREYATHWRLEATKVRPALKEEQMKKFFVRVQDLQYYERLMIIEKHKFSYIIKLGGRIE is encoded by the coding sequence ATGgtagaggaactcaagaaactgaTAGGGAGAGTCCGGAGTGTTGAAGGTGGGAAAGGCATAGAGGGTTTAAACTATAAAAATTTGCATATCCAGACAGGCGTAAAACTGCCGGAGGGcgacaaacctcccaagtttgagatgttcaATGGCATTGGTGATCCGAAGGTACATCTAAGAACCTACCGCGACAAGCTGGTAGGAGTGGGTAAGAATGAAAAAATCTGCAAGAAATTGTTCATGCAAAGTCTTACAGTAGATGCCTTGTCTTGGTATGTCAGTCAAAACCCGAAGATGTGGGTAAATTGGGTAAGTATGACATTAGATTTTATGAACAAATTTAGGTTCAATACAAAGAATGCGCCAGACTTTTTCTATATTGAAAACTTCAAGAAGAATCTGATAGAACCCTTCCGCGAGTATGCAACTCATTGGAGATTAGAGGCCACAAAGGTAAGGCCAGCACttaaagaagaacaaatgaaaaaGTTTTTTGTTAGAGTTCAAGATCTGCAATACTATGAAAGATTGATGATCATTGAGAAACACAAGTTCTCATACATCATCAAGTTAGGAGGGAGGATAGAATAa